Part of the Tolypothrix sp. PCC 7910 genome, TAATGTATGACGAGATAATACAGAAATTCCTAAACCACCTGCGATCGCTTGTTTAATCGCCTCATTGCTACCCAATTCTAATTTAACTTTCACTGTTAATTCATGCTGATCAAACAGACTCTGCACAGCACGACGAGTTCCTGAACCCGGTTCTCGCATAATGAAAGCTTCTTGCGCTAGGCGTTCGATGGGAATATTTTTCTCTTTTGCTAATGGATGATTAACTGGAGCAAAGACAACCAAAGGATTATCTAAAAATGGTTGGCAATTTACATCAATATTTTCTGGGACTTGGCTCATAATATACAAGTCATCCAGATTATTAATCATTCGCTCCAAAATCCGCTCATGATTTGTTACTTGCAGTGAGATATCTATGCCCGGATAAAGTTGGCAAAAAGGCCCCAATAAACGCGGTATAAAATATTTTGCAGTTGTAATTACTGCTAATTTTAATTGACCTTGCTTTAGCCCTTTTAAGTCTGCTACTTTCATTTCAAATTGGGCTATAGTTTCAAAAATCTGCCGACAAGTAGCAAACAATTCTCGTCCTGCTTCAGTCAAATATAGGCGCTTACCAACCTGCTCAAATAAAGGCAATCCGACCGATTTTGTTAGTTGTTTGATCTGCATAGAAACGGTAGGCTGGGTGAGGAACAATTCCTCAGCAGCACGAGTAAAACTACCGTGTCGTGCTGCCGCCTCGAACACCTTCAACTGGTGCAGCGTCGCTTGGTTCAAGGGTGATTCTCCTCTAATAGCGATACATAGATATTAATCTAGTATCACTGAACACTTGCATTAGCGATAGCATTGATCATACAAAAATTATGATTCATAAGTATAGAGATTGCTCTATGAATTCTATTACGAGATAGATCTTTTCCTATTGGAGTGAAACAGTTATTATCAAAACAACAAAGCAAAGCGTAAGATGCCTTCCAGCTCAAGATGAATGCTGAATACTGAATCCTGAATTTGGATCGCCTACAATCCATAATTCCTAATTCATCATTCACCATTCATCATTCTTCTAAAACTTTGACGGGTAACTGAGCTAAATCTGGCAATTGAAGGCGTTCAATTTCGGCAACCTGCTCTTTAATATTAATTGGCAAATTAATTGGTTGGCGTTGTTCTATCCAGCAACTTGCTAATGGTAATGTCTGCTCTAATTCATCTAACGGACGAGGAATCACCATAACTGCATTCAATTCCCCGATGCGTTCTGCCTCATACATTCCTGCTTCTACTGCTACTGCAACATTGGCTACAGAACCACGAATAATAGCTGTACACAAACCTGCACCAATTTTTTCATAGGCTGCCAAATGTACATCAGCTGATTTCAGCATGGCATCGCAAGCTCCTACCATCGCGGGAAATCCTCGCGTTTCCACCAAACCCACGGCTTGGTTACTCAAACGACTGTAATTTCCATCCTCCATGATTTTACTGAGCTTGGAGGTAATGGGCAGTACTATTTCTAAATTAGGGTAAGGACGGGGAATCACCAAGCTGGAAACCAATTGACCAAACTGTTCCGCCGTTTGGATACCAGCTTCTACAGCCAAACGTACATCGGCAATCCCGCCTCGGACAATTGCCGTACAATGACCACCACCAATTTTTTCGTAACCAACTAAATGAACCCCTGCTGATTTCAGCATCATATCCGCTGTTCCCACGATCGCAGGAAAACTCAGCGTAGATACCATACCCAAAGCAGTATCCTTGAGGCTATCTCGACGACTGGTGTCTTTAACAGTGCTAAGAGCTTTTTGGTTAGATGTTTCCATGTGAAGTCTCCGGATACTCACAAAAAGGATAAAGGCTAAAGGCTAAAGGATGAAAATATATAAATATTTAACTCCTGAATTAGCAGGAATTTCATCCTTCATACTTCAGATGACATCTTACAATTAACACTTATTGAGACTGCTCGTCTGAGATGGGTTCATTTAGAGATTGCCGATGAGGAAATAATGTAACTAACAGCCTTTGAATACTCCCTGAACCATAAATCTGAGTTCCAAAAGTATTAGGTGATTCGGTAGTAGGTGGACTCGATTGCGACTCTTGGCTGATTTCTTGTGAGGCTTCTGCGGCGGCTTCTAGTTCAGCACTACCCAATGGAGGGTTTTCTTCTAAAGCCGGAGACTCATTTGACAAATTAGTAGCAGGCTGAGTTTCAGAAATAGATTGGTGTTGTAACTCCAGGTAAAATCCACCAGAGAGAGTAGTTGAGGTAGTAGTAGTTTCCCCTTTACTACCTTGTTCCTTATTTCTTCGCCTCCCAATCAAAGTTTTCTGTTCTCTCAACCCTTGCGTATTTGTAGAAGCATTACTTGCTGATGGTTCTGGTGTGATCCCACCAATGCGCCGACTACTGTCTCCCAAAATTGAACCAGGCGGAATCACTTGTCCTGGTGCAACTGAACAGTTAAACACTGTGGTTGCTGAACCAATACAAGCATTTATTCCGATTTTGCCTTGACCAACCATGAGAAAACCGGCTCCCAAGTTTGCTCCTGCTTCTATTTCTAGGGTTCCTTCATCAATTTGCAGAATCGACCCCATGCCAATACAGACTCCTGGGCCAATGATGATTTTGCCGTTAACAGCCGCTTGGAGTATCACCCCTGGTGCAAGTACTGCACTTGGATGAATAGTCACCTCGCCACTAATGTAAGAGTCAAAGTTATTGCTGAGGCGCAGTGGCGGCACAGACATGGAAATTGTAACCTCGGAAGCCGGAAAATTAGAAATATGAGAAAGGTCTAAGTGTAAAGGATTAGGATGAAAAATTTTAATTCATACTTCATCCTTTATACTTCATCCTTCCTCTCTATGGACGTTGGATAATGCTCTCCAGTACCCGACGCTTAGCTTTGGGGTCAATGCCAATCAGACGCACATATTCCCCTGCATATTCAGCGAGGGATGCTTCTATCGCTGCGATCGCTTCTCTTTCAGAATTGGCTTGAATGGGGCCTGTGCTTGTCCAGGAACCAGTGCGGAAACGTCTTTGGTCTACGTGCTCGATACTAATCTTATAACCAGCACCTAGTAACTGCCGTAACTGGTCTACTACTTCCCCACTTAAACGAGTGCTAGTTGCTGTAGCTGTGGCTGTAGAAGCAGTGCTGGTAAAAGATTTTTGGCTGCTAGAGGGATTAACCTGACCGTTGGGACGTTGGATAATGCTTTCCAATACCCGACGCTTGGCTTTGGGGTCAATACCAATTAAACGTACATACTCACCTTGATGGTTACTGATACAATCTTCTAGAGCTGCAATCACTTCATTGGTGGAAGTAGAGCTAATTGGTTGACAGCTTTGCCAAGAACCTGTACGGAACCGACGCTCATCTACGTGTTCTGTACCTATTTTGTACCCACCTGCTAACAGCTGACGGATTTGTTCTACTGTTTCTGTACTCAGTCCGCCACCAGAACCGTTACCGTTACTATTGGCTTTATAGCTGCCATTAGAAGAGGTATTGGTAGCTTTAAAGGTAGAAGGTGCTGAAACCGTGCCATCTGGACGTTGGATAATGGTTTCGAGGACACGTCTTCTGCCATTATCGATGCCAAACAATCGCACATATTCACCAGCGTGATCTGCCAGACAACCTTCTAATGCTGAGATTGCTTCACCGATGGATCTGGCATTGATTGGCTGACAACTTGTCCAAGAACCAGTGCGGAAACGTCTTTGGTCTACATGTTCCGTGCCGATTTTGTAACCTTGCTGTAACAAATAGCGTACTTGCTCTATTGTTTCTGCACTCAAACTACCGCTTGCCACTTCACTACTCCTTTCTAGCTCTAAAACAGTAATGCCATTACTTGTAGAAGATTTTTTTATTTCATCCCGAATGGGTGTAATACATTTACTATCCGCAACGCACAAATATCCAGCTCGCAGTGCCTGATTAATTCCCACTACATGATGGGTAAATTCCTGATCCTGCGATTGGACATCTGGTAAACGGTCAGCTTGCTGCTGATTAGTAATGATCGCTCCCGAAGGCACATATTTACCAGGGGGAATTTCTACATCTTGAATCAAAGCGTGCATCATCACGATGCAACCTGCACCCACCCTGGCATTA contains:
- a CDS encoding LysR family transcriptional regulator; this translates as MNQATLHQLKVFEAAARHGSFTRAAEELFLTQPTVSMQIKQLTKSVGLPLFEQVGKRLYLTEAGRELFATCRQIFETIAQFEMKVADLKGLKQGQLKLAVITTAKYFIPRLLGPFCQLYPGIDISLQVTNHERILERMINNLDDLYIMSQVPENIDVNCQPFLDNPLVVFAPVNHPLAKEKNIPIERLAQEAFIMREPGSGTRRAVQSLFDQHELTVKVKLELGSNEAIKQAIAGGLGISVLSRHTLTSDYSEFSILDVQHFPIKRTWYIVYPSGKQLSIVARTYYDYLINAAKNFIEQNTSFSWGTFEQLKDEEEVKN
- a CDS encoding BMC domain-containing protein, which produces METSNQKALSTVKDTSRRDSLKDTALGMVSTLSFPAIVGTADMMLKSAGVHLVGYEKIGGGHCTAIVRGGIADVRLAVEAGIQTAEQFGQLVSSLVIPRPYPNLEIVLPITSKLSKIMEDGNYSRLSNQAVGLVETRGFPAMVGACDAMLKSADVHLAAYEKIGAGLCTAIIRGSVANVAVAVEAGMYEAERIGELNAVMVIPRPLDELEQTLPLASCWIEQRQPINLPINIKEQVAEIERLQLPDLAQLPVKVLEE
- a CDS encoding transferase — translated: MSVPPLRLSNNFDSYISGEVTIHPSAVLAPGVILQAAVNGKIIIGPGVCIGMGSILQIDEGTLEIEAGANLGAGFLMVGQGKIGINACIGSATTVFNCSVAPGQVIPPGSILGDSSRRIGGITPEPSASNASTNTQGLREQKTLIGRRRNKEQGSKGETTTTSTTLSGGFYLELQHQSISETQPATNLSNESPALEENPPLGSAELEAAAEASQEISQESQSSPPTTESPNTFGTQIYGSGSIQRLLVTLFPHRQSLNEPISDEQSQ
- a CDS encoding ribulose bisphosphate carboxylase small subunit, with the translated sequence MAVSSTVAPPTPWSRNLAEPTIHESTFVHSFSKVIGDVRIGANVIVAPGTSIRADEGTPFFIGENTNIQDGVVIHGLEQGRVIGDDQEEYSVWIGKNASITHMALIHGPAYVGDNSFIGFRSTVFNARVGAGCIVMMHALIQDVEIPPGKYVPSGAIITNQQQADRLPDVQSQDQEFTHHVVGINQALRAGYLCVADSKCITPIRDEIKKSSTSNGITVLELERSSEVASGSLSAETIEQVRYLLQQGYKIGTEHVDQRRFRTGSWTSCQPINARSIGEAISALEGCLADHAGEYVRLFGIDNGRRRVLETIIQRPDGTVSAPSTFKATNTSSNGSYKANSNGNGSGGGLSTETVEQIRQLLAGGYKIGTEHVDERRFRTGSWQSCQPISSTSTNEVIAALEDCISNHQGEYVRLIGIDPKAKRRVLESIIQRPNGQVNPSSSQKSFTSTASTATATATSTRLSGEVVDQLRQLLGAGYKISIEHVDQRRFRTGSWTSTGPIQANSEREAIAAIEASLAEYAGEYVRLIGIDPKAKRRVLESIIQRP